A stretch of the Sulfolobus acidocaldarius SUSAZ genome encodes the following:
- a CDS encoding twitching motility protein PilT — translation MKAIIDTGVLVEILEGSDIGEKITRLIIQNQIEPLITDLTLTELQYVTCRKYGNKRSSEVIQKLLKSGFFGIVDSMRFARKAAEIKCAHSLSIVDAFNIGAAQELKINAIFKKEKEIDKSISNVVFADEL, via the coding sequence ATGAAAGCAATTATTGATACCGGCGTTCTAGTTGAAATTCTTGAGGGCTCAGATATAGGAGAAAAGATAACAAGATTAATTATCCAAAACCAAATTGAGCCCCTAATAACAGACCTTACCTTGACAGAGCTACAATATGTTACATGTAGAAAATATGGGAATAAGAGGTCAAGCGAAGTTATTCAAAAACTACTAAAAAGCGGATTTTTCGGAATAGTTGATAGTATGAGGTTTGCTAGGAAGGCTGCTGAAATAAAATGTGCCCACAGTCTTTCTATAGTGGATGCGTTTAATATAGGAGCTGCTCAAGAACTGAAAATCAACGCTATATTCAAAAAAGAGAAAGAGATAGATAAAAGCATATCAAACGTTGTCTTCGCGGATGAGCTATAA